In Ornithinibacter aureus, the genomic stretch AGCGCAAAGGCCTTGGGGCAGATGTGCCCCCGCGAGAGCGGATCCTCCTCGTGCCCGCGCATCGAGACGATCGCGTCGGAGTCGTCGAGCTGCACCTCGAGGCCGCACATCGCCTCGCAGAGGGTGCAGGTGATGTGCCGGACCTCGCGGGCAGCCGGCGACGTCATCGGCGGCGCGGGTCGAACGCCGGGACGGCCCGCTTCATGGCGGCCTCGCGGGCGATGGTCGTGTTCTTCGTCGCGAGCAGCTTGGCCTGCTCGATCCGCTCGCGCGCGAACGTGCGGCGGTCGGAGGAGGACCACGTGCGGCCGAAGAGGCGCTTGGTGGCGGCCACGGCATCCGGGCTGCGGGTCGCGACCTGCTCGACGAACGCGGTCGCCGCGGCGACCGGGTCGGCGTGCAGCTCGCTGGCCAGGCCGAGGTCGACGGCACGCTCACCGCTCACGACCTCGCCGGTCATCGTGAGTCGCTTGGCGACGTCCATGCGCACCTGCTGGGACAACGCCTGGATGCCGCTCATGTCCGGAACCAACCCCCACTTGGCCTCCAGCACGGACCACTGCGCGTCGGCGGTGGTCATCCGCAGGTCTGCGGCCAGGGCGATCTGGAGGCCGCCGCCGTAGCAGTGACCGTGCACGGCCGCCACGACCGGGACCGGTACCCGCCGCCACGCCCAGCAGGCCTCCTGGAACAGGTTGGTCCCACGCAGCGGGTTCGGCACGAAGGATCGGGCAACCCGCGGCGGGTTCTTCAGCACCGTCGCGAAGTCGAGCCCGGCGCAGAACGAGTCGCCCTCGCCGGCGATGACCACCCCCCGCAGGGTGCGGTTCGCGCTGAGTTCGCGGGCGGTGGCGACGAGGTCCTCGAGGGTGTCCAGCGTCAGCGCGTTGAGCTTGTCGGGGCGGTTGAGCCGGACCTGGGCGACGCCGCCCTCGACCCGGCACGTGAGGGTGCTCGGCATACGGCCACCCTACGGACCACCACCGGATGCCGTGACGGTTGCGTGTGTCGCATCACCATGCGTCGTCGTGACGATCCGGGTCACCTCAGCCGAAGGTCTTGATCGGGGACATCCCGATCACGGACCTCCGTTCGCGGCTGAGGGAGGTCCTAGGGGTGCTGTCAGGTTTCCTTTCCGCCCGCAAGGAATCCCTTGCTCGGTGCAGGTTCCTCTGACAGCACCCCTCACTCCCCTCTCACAGGAAATCAGCGAGCAGCGCCGCCCCGGTTGCCTCAGGAGACCTGCGCCACCGAGGAGGACGCGTCACGACCGGCCGGGCCACCGGGCCGGATCGACACCCGCCCGGGGTGGTCGCGCCGGTGGATCAGCAGCGAGATGCCGAGGATGACCAGGCCCAGCACGGCCAGGCCCACCCCGACGACCGAGGGCGCCCGGTAGCCGTAGCCGGCCGCGATGACGAGCCCACCGAGCCAGGCGCCGAGGGCGTTCGCGAGGTTCAGCGCCGCGTGGTTGCTGGCCGCGGCCAGGGTCTGCGCCGACCCCGCGACCTGCATGAGGCGCAGCTGCAGGTTGATGACGAGGACCGACGCGAGCACCGCGGTGAGGGCGAGGACGACCAGGGCCGGCACGGCATACGACGCCACCGCCGCGAACACCCCCAGCGCCACGCCCATCCCGACCAGACCGATGACGATCGAGCGGATGACCGACCAGTCCCCCATGCGACCGGCGACGATGTTGCCGATGAACCCCGAGACGCCGAAGACGAGCAGGAAGAGCGGCACGGCGGATGCCGGCAGGCCCGTCACGTCGGTGACCGTCGGGGCGATGTAGGAGTACATCGCGAACATGCCGCCGAAGCCGACCGCTCCGACCCCGAGGGTGAGCCACACCTGGAGGCTGGTCAGGGCGCTCAGTTCGCTGCGGACGGTGCGGGTGGGGTCGGCGGGAAGGTGCGGCACGGCATACGCGATGAGAGCGACGGTCGCGACGCCGATCACCGCGACCAACACGTACGCGGTGCGCCACCCGTAGGCCTGGCCGAGCCACGTGGCGCCCGGCACGCCGAGGACGTTCGCGATGGGGATGCCGAGCATGACCCGCCCGACGGCGCGACCGGCCTGGCCGCGCTGGGCGAGGTCGACGGCGACGAGTGCGGCGACCCCGAAGAAC encodes the following:
- a CDS encoding MFS transporter; protein product: MPPSYVGAVLGNAAAFAGAARPVPQPRHATLATIALILGGVAIGTTEFVTMGLLPEIASGVGVDIPTAGHTISAYAAGVVIGAPLLAVLGATWPRKALLIGLMVAFTIGNLLSAIAPDYGLLVGARLLAGLPHGAFFGVAALVAVDLAQRGQAGRAVGRVMLGIPIANVLGVPGATWLGQAYGWRTAYVLVAVIGVATVALIAYAVPHLPADPTRTVRSELSALTSLQVWLTLGVGAVGFGGMFAMYSYIAPTVTDVTGLPASAVPLFLLVFGVSGFIGNIVAGRMGDWSVIRSIVIGLVGMGVALGVFAAVASYAVPALVVLALTAVLASVLVINLQLRLMQVAGSAQTLAAASNHAALNLANALGAWLGGLVIAAGYGYRAPSVVGVGLAVLGLVILGISLLIHRRDHPGRVSIRPGGPAGRDASSSVAQVS
- a CDS encoding crotonase/enoyl-CoA hydratase family protein; its protein translation is MPSTLTCRVEGGVAQVRLNRPDKLNALTLDTLEDLVATARELSANRTLRGVVIAGEGDSFCAGLDFATVLKNPPRVARSFVPNPLRGTNLFQEACWAWRRVPVPVVAAVHGHCYGGGLQIALAADLRMTTADAQWSVLEAKWGLVPDMSGIQALSQQVRMDVAKRLTMTGEVVSGERAVDLGLASELHADPVAAATAFVEQVATRSPDAVAATKRLFGRTWSSSDRRTFARERIEQAKLLATKNTTIAREAAMKRAVPAFDPRRR